The genomic segment attagtatattcattattttattttttttatatgttccaattttacaatattgtatatatatatttcattttctcCTTTGCAATATTTCTacattgatatatattacacgtaccataaagaaaaaagaattaacatatgaatttttttaattaattatctctttttttttttttttattccttttagtaacaaaataattttaaaatatcataaaataaatatttaatattattcatatatggaacattaaataaataaatatataatatatatatatatatatatatatatttatatttatatttatattttttaatttttatatataaccttATATTGTTACTACgcgtatttatataattacacaccatattataattattattatagaaTTATGTATAGAGGGAAAAATTTTATcatgaatatatacaaataaattttatgtataatagataatatgtttaataaaCGAAATTCCTTTTACAAAATCATTCACATTTTGCAGATATTTTTCAtcaaatttattttctattttttctttttttctttttttctttttttctttttttcttttttctataataatgtatataatatgtgtTAATACCTTTCTGTTATGAATTTTATAAAggatattaaaaagaatatatatatatgtatatatatatatatatatatatatatataagaaataaatcaaaaataagaaatgtgaaaaaataataataagatagAATAGCTTTTAAGctcaaaacaaataaatatgtaaatttccacatatgataatacatataaaaatatgtatccttgaacaaaaaaaaataaaaaatattataataaaatattataaaaatttaaatgaaattataagaaaataaatcaaagtataaaacatatatagaaaaaaaaaataaataagatatgtaaaacaaatatgtaataataaataacatgatgaaaatatatttggatgtcatatatatatatatatatatatatatttatttatttttttacatttgaACATATTAtgttctttatttttctaaattattttgtttatatgaTCAGTTGCGTATCGAGGGGGGAAGGTTTAACCCTAACTGTAGCACGGACAATATCCGAAATAAACTCATTCATATATTCAATCGTATAAGCAGATGTTGCTGTAACCCTAAAACGTGGATATTTTAATGGACAAGCAGGATAAACAACAGCAGAAATCATCCAgttcatttttaatagaaggttacatattttaaataaacgATCAGGATCATTTGGAAAGATTACAGGTATAACACTTGTAGCATCATCCCcttcaataatatatttataagattCAGGATAATCCTTAGGCCAATGTCCCATTCCAGTTTTTAAACCATTTCTTAAATATTTAGTATTAAATTTAAGTTTTTGAATTCTCCATGGTTGAGTATCTATTAATTCGAAAGCTTTTAATGCACCTCCGGCACAATAAGCTGGTAAAGGTGCTGAAAAAACATTACCAATACAATGAAAATCTAAAAATTCAATTACTTCATCTGATGCTACAATATATCCACCGACACCACCAATAGATTTACTAAATGTTCCTACAATAATATCAGCTGTACCTGGCATATTAAAATGTTCTTCTATTCCTCTTCCTGTTTTTCCTAAAACACCCAAACCATGTGCTTCATCTACATATAATTTTGCTTTATGTtgtatacataattttttgaatGTTGGTAAATGTGGTATATCACCATCCATTGAATATACAGATTCGATACATACCCAGCaatttctatatttatatcgatattttattaataatacttctaaatgattataatcattatgtTTAAACGAATATGCTTTAGCTCCACATATTTGTATTCCCATTTTTACACATGCATGTGTCCTGCtgtcatataatataatatcttcATGTGTTGCTACTGCAACTATTCCAGACATACAAGCTAAAAATCCGCAAACAGCCAAAATAGAATCATTTCTACCAAAAAAGTTTCCTACAACTTTTTCTAAGTCTCTTAATATCTGACTATTTCCTCCTAACATTCTAGGACCATGATTTCCAGTAGACCATTCCATAGCAGCTTGTATTGCATTATTTTGTACTAAAGGTTCTCTTATAAAATCTAAGTAAGAATAAGATGATATAGGCCTAGCTTTTCTTTTCTCACATAGAAGAAATTCATTTTTCACATTTGAGACTCTCCACATAAAAGACCATCGATTTAAACGAATCAATTCTCTTTTTGCATCTAAATAACTTTGCATTTCATTTTCCTCCTTTTGAATAggtaaattatatttttttttaactaaCATGTAAAATAAATGCCTTTTGGATTGTGATCGATATTTTAATAGCaacaaatttttatataatattattttattcaataCTTTTAAAAACCAACCTTTAactaacataataaaattaccTTCTGTTATTGAATTTCTTAATTctacaaataaattatataaacatgttataaatgtgtatattttacTACTCCTTTTTCGAAACAGTTTCTTTTCTACATTAGAATTTAAAGCAAATATGGAATGTTGTATAGGTAGAAATTCTCCTAATACCCAAGATAATCTTGGAGATCCTGCTGAAGCGTCTTCATTAAAAACCGCAAGTATAAGAGCTAATAACACAATACCTGCTATAAGGTAATTAACAATATCAAAATTTTGTAAAACTTCTAAACCTAAAAAATAGTTATAATCCATTAGTCCCTTTAAAtgcattttataatttcaaaggattctttaatattataaatttttttcttcttcagcaagcacatatatatatatatatatatgtatatatgtttatgtgCTAATATAGACCTTATTATTTAtaggtaatatatataatgtatattttttactatataataattatatatatatatattatttatatcatttatatatgtgtacttatttatttatttatatttattttcctaTTCTTCAAtaagttttattttttttttttattttcttttttatttttttattttattcttctttaattataatacaaaaaaaataataatacaaataaatataaattttacattggaaaaataaataacattagtttcatataaaaaaaataaaaatatattaaaatataaatgaagatctatgaaaagaattatttaacagtataataatgtataaacatatatatgcacATTAAATAGAATATTATGTATAGAAATGCATTGTAACCCAAAGAATtcattaaaacaaaatacaaaaaaaaaaaaaaaaaaaaaagagagaaaaataaaaaataatcatatatatatatatatatatatatttatttatttatttatatggttatatttaaaaatgacTACTTAAAAAtgtgttcatatatattaatatatttatatgtctatttttatttatttattttctttaaatacaaaatataatgtctcataatatttttaatgaaataCACATGTAtggattatttttaattaggTATTTCATTTAATGGATTAAGAAATACTAgggtttatatatttttaataacacccaatttatgtaattatataaaaaataaagatataaaataatcaactatatgtatttatatatatcatatttatattagaaCATATCAATTTCTATGTTTTTatgataacaaaaaatataatatatataacacattaatattttttttcaaaattatatgtaaaaatttaTAGACGTGTATTaattgcaaaaaaaaaaaaaaaaaaaaaaaaaaagataaaaaaataaataaaaataaataaataaataaataaatttgtaacttatatattttatcttattttaaaacagtaaattttgttattggaatataatatttaaatgactattttgtatttttaaaaaaaaaaaaaaaaaatcataaaataaagacACATACTTTTATaagcataatatatattatatatatatgtatgtattttttcttttttattatctacaTTCACAATAAAAttttgatattttatttaattttacatataaaataagaattttatattcataataaaatagaaagaaggtaagaaaaaaacaaaaaaaaaaaaaaaaaaaaaaaaaaaggtaaccATATTTACATTAAGTGTacttatgaatatatatacaaattttaaaaaaaaaaattttaactCTTCGTCATgttactttttatattttttttttttggaatatttcattatgcttatataaatttataacctttaaaaaagaaaaagaaaaaaatactgcacgcaaataaaaatttaagaaaaatgTGTTAAGTAGAAAaatgttgaaaaaaaaaaaaaaaataaagtaagaAGGGAAAGGAAATGCAAGgaaaggaaagaaaaaaaatagtagccgaacaaaaaatataaaaataataaaaaaaatgtttttacaaaattgtaatattatatctacATATATGTTATTGCATGGgtttcataaaatattatagaagGTAAAGAATATgtcaaatattttatattatatatatatatatatatatatataatattattaaatattagaaaaaaagaaaacattttcaaaaagataaaaaaagtaaaaataaaataaaaaaaatacaaggatataataaaattaattatttattgcttaaaaaatcatttgatatttatttgatatatatatatatatatatatatatatatactaatagaacaaattataatttaattttatttatatttaaaaaaaaaaaaaagtggatATGTATACAtcgaaaatatattatttacacaCATGTTCAAATTAAAAtggtattttattttattttattttatttttttttaaataatatatacatgtttataaaaagttataaaaatTCATATCTGTCTTCATGTGGTTTAAATAGACCTaaatccatttttttttattatttttttattttgcttaaagaataatataatacataaaaagaaagaaaaaaaatacattaaaaataaataaaataaaaccttaaatatattaaattataagaaaatattttttaaattagtCGTTATCATATTTCGAATGATAAGTACACAAAATAACAATTAGTCTGTTATATAAATGGTta from the Plasmodium falciparum 3D7 genome assembly, chromosome: 14 genome contains:
- a CDS encoding serine palmitoyltransferase, putative — its product is MHLKGLMDYNYFLGLEVLQNFDIVNYLIAGIVLLALILAVFNEDASAGSPRLSWVLGEFLPIQHSIFALNSNVEKKLFRKRSSKIYTFITCLYNLFVELRNSITEGNFIMLVKGWFLKVLNKIILYKNLLLLKYRSQSKRHLFYMLVKKKYNLPIQKEENEMQSYLDAKRELIRLNRWSFMWRVSNVKNEFLLCEKRKARPISSYSYLDFIREPLVQNNAIQAAMEWSTGNHGPRMLGGNSQILRDLEKVVGNFFGRNDSILAVCGFLACMSGIVAVATHEDIILYDSRTHACVKMGIQICGAKAYSFKHNDYNHLEVLLIKYRYKYRNCWVCIESVYSMDGDIPHLPTFKKLCIQHKAKLYVDEAHGLGVLGKTGRGIEEHFNMPGTADIIVGTFSKSIGGVGGYIVASDEVIEFLDFHCIGNVFSAPLPAYCAGGALKAFELIDTQPWRIQKLKFNTKYLRNGLKTGMGHWPKDYPESYKYIIEGDDATSVIPVIFPNDPDRLFKICNLLLKMNWMISAVVYPACPLKYPRFRVTATSAYTIEYMNEFISDIVRATVRVKPSPLDTQLII